The window ATCAGACACTATTGATAGATGCTGGGAATTCTTCTATTCATGCTAAACAATTCAAAGATCAATTAGCTTCCTATCATGTCACCGGAGATATTCTGGCTCTCACACATTGGCATTGGGATCATGTATTTGGCTTATGTGAAATGGCTATGCCTTCAATTGCCAATTTCATGACCTACGACAAAGTAAAAGAACTACAAGAGTTATCATGGGGAGACAAGGAGTTGGATGAACGTGTCGAAGCAGGGATTGAAATTCCGTTTTGTGCAGACGCGATAAAGCTAGAGCTTGGAAGTATGCGAGAGGTTATCATACCAGATCCCACTATCATTTTTGAAAAGCGAATAAAACTGAATATCGGTGGGGTTACCTGTATCATTGAACATGTTGGTGGAGATCATTCGTCTGATTCGAATCTCATTTATATACCGGAGGAAAAAACGCTATTTCTTGGTGACTGCCTCTATGCAAATATGTACGCAGAAAAGTGGCATTATACCATTGAAAAGATGTATAACCTTCTGGGGAAGATTAAAGATTATGATGCGGAAATCTACTTCCTATCTCATCATCCTGCACCTTTGACAAAGGATGAATTTGCTTCCTTTGTTTCATTATTGAAGACAAGTGCTGAATTAACGAATAAACATAAAGGCAAACTAGAGGTAATTGCAGCGGAGATGTCCTCTCATTTTGGACGTAACTTGACTGAAGACGATTTAGAAATAATCAGGTACTTTGTAAATGGTTATGTTTAAAATGTATTGATGTTTTAAACATTACAGATTTTCCGAACAAGAAAGCTTACTTCTTCAAATATAGGATAATAGTGAGATGCACTATCTTAGGATGAGTAATGAGATACTCTCATCTTGCACGTCAGCGAATTGACTTCACCTTTGGAAACAAGAACCCCATTATTGGATACCAGAGGTGTTCAGATTGCAGTTTTGCCGTGGAAGTCTCAACCATGTAATAATATGGACAAAAGAACTCCACTACTAATGCAATAAAAAGCTTAGTGGTGGCTTGTAAACGCATAAACCCCAAGGTGTGATTTCTCTCTCTTGGGGTTTTCTTTTTAGTATCGAAACTGACCCATTTCTTCGATTAATGTCACATTTGATCAATTATACAATGAAAAATAATTTTCATAAAACAATCTTCAATCGTAAAAAGAAAAAAGTAAGAACAGGGCATTCCCGTTCTTACTTTTTTCGATAGTAATATTTTGTTATTTTCGTGTATAACGATGATACCGGTGGCCGGGGTCGAACCGGCACATCCAGAGGATACGGGATTTTGAGTCCCGCGCGTCTGCCAATTCCGCCACACCGGCAAAATAAAATACTAGGCAGTTATTTAAAAATTGGAGGCGGCAACCGGATTTGAACCGGTGATAAAGGTGTTGCAGACCTGTGCCTTACCACTTGGCTATGCCGCCGAAATTAAGTAATGGAGCGGAAGACGAGGTTCGAACTCGCGACCCCCACCTTGGCAAGGTGGTGTTCTACCACTGAACTACTTCCGCAAAAAAACTGGGGTACCTGGATTCGAACCAGGGCATGATGGAATCAAAATCCATTGCCTTACCGCTTGGCTATACCCCAATGGGGCGACTGATGGGAATTGAACCCACGAATGCCGGAATCACAATCCGGTGCGTTAACCACTTCGCCACAACCGCCATTATTCAAAGTTAACTTATACATTTGGCAGGGGCAGTAGGAATCGAACCCACATCAAAGGTTTTGGAGACCTCTATTCTACCGTTAAACTATGCCCCTATTAAAAACTGGTGGTGGGGGACGGATTCGAACCGCCGAACCCGAAGGAGCGGATTTACAGTCCGCCGCGTTTAGCCACTTCGCTACCCCACCACTATAGTGGTGCCGGAAAAAGGACTTGAACCCTCAACCTACTGATTACAAGTCAGTTGCTCTACCAATTGAGCTATTCCGGCATATAAATATGGTGGCTCAGGACGGAATCGAACCGCCGACACAAGGATTTTCAGTCCTTTGCTCTACCGACTGAGCTACTGAGCCTTCTTCGATTTACGCTAAGCGGCGCATCTCTTTGTCAGCTTCACTCACTCTGTCAGTCACGTACTTTAGTACGTTCCTTCTTTCGCTCGATTGCTTCCTTGACCTGCTTGCTTATCCTAAATCTCAAATTAAAATAATAAATGGCGGTCCCGACCGGGATCGAACCGGCGATCTCCTGCGTGACAGGCAGGCATGTTAACCGCTACACCACGGGACCATTTGGTTGCGGGGACAGGATTTGAACCTGCGACCTTCGGGTTATGAGCCCGACGAGCTACCACTGCTCCACCCCGCGACAATAAAATACTTACAATCACTATAATAATACGCTCACGATATGTAGGACACCTGCTTCGGTTTCTCCTGCATCGGTGTTAATCGTCATCTTCGTTTGACGATTTGCTCCACCCGCGACAATACTATACTTACTAATTTGTTTCTAAAGAAATGGTGGAGGATGACGGGCTCGAACCGCCGACCCTCTGCTTGTAAGGCAGATGCTCTCCCAGCTGAGCTAATCCTCCTGGGTAAAATTACGATAAGCTTCGCATCTCTGCGTCAACTTGATTAAAATAATGGTGACCCCTACGGGATTCGAACCCGTGTTACCGCCGTGAAAGGGCGGTGTCTTAACCGCTTGACCAAGGGGCCATACTTTTATGTAGAAAACTTATCTGGCGGAGAGCAAGGGATTTGAACCCTTGAGACAGTTTAACCCGCCTACACGATTTCCAATCGTGCTCCTTCGGCCACTCGGACAGCTCTCCAAAAATGGCTCCGAAGGTAGGACTCGAACCTACGACCAATCGATTAACAGTCGATTGCTCTACCACTGAGCTACTTCGGAATAATACAGCCTAGCGACGTCCTACTCTCACAGGGGGAGACCCCCAACTACCATCGGCGCTGAAGAGCTTAACTTCCGTGTTCGGTAAGGGAACGGGTGTGACCTCTTCGCCATCATCACTAGACATTATTAATTTGAAAGACACTATTTATTATAACAAAACTAGAAATAAATTCAAGCTTTTTTTTATATTTTTTTGTACTTTCAAAACTGGATAAACGACATTGTTACGTTAAACAAATTTGGTTAAGTCCTCGATCGATTAGTATTCGTCAGCTGCACGTGTCGCCACGCTTCCACCCCGAACCTATCTACCTCATCGTCTTTGAGGGATCTTACTTACTTGCGTAATGGGAAATCTCATCTTGAGGGGGGCTTCGTGCTTAGATGCTTTCAGCACTTATCCCGTCCACACATAGCTACCCAGCGATGCTCTTGGCAGAACAACTGGTACACCAGCGGTGTGTCCATCCCGGTCCTCTCGTACTAAGGACAGCTCCTCTCAAATTTCCTACGCCCACGACGGATAGGGACCGAACTGTCTCACGACGTTCTGAACCCAGCTCGCGTACCGCTTTAATGGGCGAACAGCCCAACCCTTGGGACCGACTACAGCCCCAGGATGCGATGAGCCGACATCGAGGTGCCAAACCTCCCCGTCGATGTGGACTCTTGGGGGAGATAAGCCTGTTATCCCCGGGGTAGCTTTTATCCGTTGAGCGATGGCCCTTCCATGCGGAACCACCGGATCACTAAGCCCGTCTTTCGACCCTGCTCGACTTGTAGGTCTCGCAGTCAAGCTCCCTTCTGCCTTTACACTCTTCGAATGATTTCCAACCATTCTGAGGGAACCTTTGGGCGCCTCCGTTACACTTTAGGAGGCGACCGCCCCAGTCAAACTACCCGCCTGACACTGTCTCCTACCCGGGTTACGGGTATGGGTTAGAATTTCAATACAACCAGGGCAGTATCCCACCGACGCCTCCTCCGAAGCTGGCGCTCCGGGCTCTAAGGCTCCTGCCTATCCTGTACAAGTTGCACCAAAATTCAATATCAAGCTATAGTAAAGCTCCACGGGGTCTTTCCGTCCTGTCGCGGGTAACCTGCATCTTCACAGGTACTATAATTTCACCGAGTCTCTCGTTGAGACAGTGCCCAGATCGTTACGCCTTTCGTGCGGGTCGGAACTTACCCGACAAGGAATTTCGCTACCTTAGGACCGTTATAGTTACGGCCGCCGTTTACTGGGGCTTCAATTCGCACCTTCGCTTGCGCTAAGCACTCCTCTTAACCTTCCAGCACCGGGCAGGCGTCAGCCCCTATACTTCACCTTACGGTTTTGCAGAGACCTGTGTTTTTGCTAAACAGTCGCCTGGGCCTATTCACTGCGGCTCTTCTAGGCTATGCACCCAAAAGAGCACCCCTTCTCCCGAAGTTACGGGGTCATTTTGCCGAGTTCCTTAACGAGAGTTCTCTCGCTCACCTTAGGATTCTCTCCTCGACTACCTGTGTCGGTTTGCGGTACGGGCACCTATCACCTCGCTAGAGGCTTTTCTTGGCAGTGTGAAATCAGGAACTCCGGACATACGTCCTCGCCATCACAGCTCAATGTTACAGAATGCGGATTTGCCTACATTCACACCTTACTGCTTGGACATGCATAACCAACAGCATGCTTACCCTATCCTTCTGCGTCCCCCCATTACTCAAACGGTGGTTTGGTGGTACAGGAATATCAACCTGTTATCCATCGCCTACGCCTATCGGCCTCGGCTTAGGTCCCGACTAACCCTGAGCGGACGAGCCTTCCTCAGGAAACCTTAGTCATACGGTGGACGGGATTCTCACCCGTCTTTCGCTACTCATACCGGCATTCTCACTTCTAAGCGCTCCACCAGTCCTTCCGGTCTGACTTCAACGCCCTTAGAACGCTCTCCTACCACTGATACCAAAGGTATCAATCCACAGCTTCGGTGATTTGTTTAGCCCCGATACATTTTCGGCGCAGCGTCACTCGACCAGTGAGCTATTACGCACTCTTTAAATGATGGCTGCTTCTAAGCCAACATCCTGGTTGTCTAAGCAACGCCACATCCTTTTCCACTTAACAAATACTTTGGGACCTTAGCTGGTGGTCTGGGCTGTTTCCCTCTTGACTACGGATCTTATCACTCGCAGTCTGACTCCCAAACATAAATCATTGGCATTCGGAGTTTGTCTGAATTCGGTAACCCGGGATGGGCCCCTAGTCCAAACAGTGCTCTACCTCCAAGATTCTAACGTTTGAGGCTAGCCCTAAAGCTATTTCGGAGAGAACCAGCTATCTCCAGGTTCGATTGGAATTTCTCCGCTACCCACACCTCATCCCCGCACTTTTCAACGTGCGTGGGTTCGGACCTCCAGTAAGTGTTACCTTACCTTCATCCTGGACATGGGTAGATCACCTGGTTTCGGGTCTACGACCACATACTCATTCGCCCTATTCAGACTCGCTTTCGCTGCGGCTCCGTCTTCTCAACTTAACCTTGCATGTAATCGTAACTCGCCGGTTCATTCTACAAAAGGCACGCTATCACCCATTAACGGGCTCTAACTACTTGTAGGCACACGGTTTCAGGATCTATTTCACTCCCCTTCCGGGGTGCTTTTCACCTTTCCCTCACGGTACTGGTTCACTATCGGTCACTAGGTAGTATTTAGCCTTGGGAGATGGTCCTCCCGGATTCCGACGGAATTTCACGTGTTCCGCCGTACTCAGGATACACTCAAGAGAGAATGAATTTTGGACTACGGGGCTTTTACCCTATCCTGCGGACCTTTCCAGATCGCTTCGTCTAACTCATTCCTTTGTAACTCTATGTAGAGTGTCCTACAACCCCAAGAGGCAAGCCTCTTGGTTTGGGCTATTCCCGTTTCGCTCGCCGCTACTCAGGGAATCGATTTTTCTTTCTCTTCCTCCAGGTACTTAGATGTTTCAGTTCCCTGGGTGTGTCTCAGATGCGCTATGTATTCACGCAAATGTACTGCTCCATTACGAACAGTGGGTTTCCCCATTCGGAAATCTCCGGATCAAAGCTCACTTACAGCTCCCCGAAGCATATCGGTGTTAGTGCCGTCCTTCGTCGACTCCTAGTGCCAAGGCATTCACCGTGCGCCCTTATTAACTTAACCTAAAAGTTAAAAAGTCTTACACATTATGATTACCGAAGTAACCACAACTTGAATTTCTTGTTGTTTATTGTTTCAATGTCGTTTTATCCAGTTTTCAAAGAACAAATTATAAATTTGGTGGAGCCTAGCGGGATCGAACCGCTGACCTCCTGCGTGCAAGGCAGGCGCTCTCCCAGCTGAGCTAAGGCCCCGAAATTTAAAAAGGTATGGTGGGCCTAAATGGACTCGAACCATCGACCTCACGCTTATCAGGCGTGCGCTCTAACCAGCTGAGCTATAGGCCCTCTTTGAATTTCCATATATAAATATGAACATTCAAAACTGAACTGCAAAACGTTAAGATACGAATAAAAATTCGTATTCCGATATTATCCTTAGAAAGGAGGTGATCCAGCCGCACCTTCCGATACGGCTACCTTGTTACGACTTCACCCCAATCATCTGTCCCACCTTCGGCGGCTGGCTCCCGTAAGGGTTACCCCACCGACTTCGGGTGTTACAAACTCTCGTGGTGTGACGGGCGGTGTGTACAAGGCCCGGGAACGTATTCACCGTGGCATGCTGATCCACGATTACTAGCGATTCCGGCTTCATGTAGGCGAGTTGCAGCCTACAATCCGAACTGAGAACGGTTTTATGGGATTTGCTCACCCTCGCGGGGTTGCGACCCTCTGTACCGTCCATTGTAGCACGTGTGTAGCCCAGGTCATAAGGGGCATGATGATTTGACGTCATCCCCACCTTCCTCCGGTTTATCACCGGCAGTCACCTTAGAGTGCCCAACTGAATGCTGGCAACTAAGATCAAGGGTTGCGCTCGTTGCGGGACTTAACCCAACATCTCACGACACGAGCTGACGACAACCATGCACCACCTGTCACCGCTGTCCCCGAAGGGAAAAGCCTATCTCTAGACCGGTCAGCGGGATGTCAAGACCTGGTAAGGTTCTTCGCGTTGCTTCGAATTAAACCACATGCTCCACCGCTTGTGCGGGCCCCCGTCAATTCCTTTGAGTTTCAGTCTTGCGACCGTACTCCCCAGGCGGAGTGCTTAATGCGTTAGCTGCAGCACTAAGGGGCGGAAACCCCCTAACACTTAGCACTCATCGTTTACGGCGTGGACTACCAGGGTATCTAATCCTGTTTGCTCCCCACGCTTTCGCGCCTCAGCGTCAGTTACAGACCAGAAAGCCGCCTTCGCCACTGGTGTTCCTCCAAATCTCTACGCATTTCACCGCTACACTTGGAATTCCGCTTTCCTCTTCTGTACTCAAGTCCCCCAGTTTCCAATGACCTTCCACGGTTGAGCCGTGGGATTTCACATCAGACTTAAAGGACCGCCTGCGCGCGCTTTACGCCCAATAATTCCGGACAACGCTTGCCACCTACGTATTACCGCGGCTGCTGGCACGTAGTTAGCCGTGGCTTTCTAATGAGGTACCGTCAAGGTACGAGCAGTTACTCTCGTACTTGTTCTTCCCTCACAACAGAGTTTTACGATCCGAAAACCTTCTTCACTCACGCGGCATTGCTCCATCAGACTTTCGTCCATTGTGGAAGATTCCCTACTGCTGCCTCCCGTAGGAGTCTGGGCCGTGTCTCAGTCCCAGTGTGGCCGATCACCCTCTCAGGTCGGCTACGCATCGTCGCCTTGGTGAGCCGTTACCTCACCAACTAGCTAATGCGCCGCGGGCCCATCCTGTAGTGACAGCCGAAACCGTCTTTTAACATCTCCCCATGTGAGGAAATGGATTATTCGGTATTAGCCCCGGTTTCCCGGAGTTATCCCAATCTACAGGGCAGGTTGCCCACGTGTTACTCACCCGTCCGCCGCTAAATCAGAAGAAGCAAGCTTCTTCGTCATTCGCTCGACTTGCATGTATTAGGCATGCCGCCAGCGTTCGTCCTGAGCCAGGATCAAACTCTCCATAATAGAGAACTTAAAAAGCTCATTTGTTTTGCTGGCATCATCATTAAATGATGTCAAAATTGTTTTGCTATCAAACTAACAATGTTAGTTGATAAGCTGTATGTCTTAACGTTTTGCATGTTCAGTTTTCAATGTTCAATTTGCTGTGTCGTTTTTTGCGACTCCTCTAATTTACCATCGTACTAAGTAAGTGTCAAGAAGTTTTTTAAAAAACTTTTTTCGTTAGTATTTATTGAAATAGTTTGTTGTGCTTTTGACGACGCTTATTATAATAGCACGAAACAAAATCATATGTCAACAATAAAAACGAACAAAATTAATTGTCCGTTTTTAAGTAGCATTCCTACCGTATTACTTTATAGTATCTATGCATGATTTCGTTACTTTTCGTCTGTTGTTTTTCAATTATAATATATCCTTTATCTATTAGAAACTCGATGAAAACCTCTAAATCTACAGAGTAGTTTTTAAGTTCTTCTTGCTCATGAATTTCTTGGATAGTCCAAAACTCTTTTAATCCTAAAACCTCTACAATGTGCTGTGCCCCTTCTTTTGTTCGGGAATGGATTAAGAAATCACTTGCTAAAAATAGAAGTTCTAATCTTTTTTCTAATGATTCCTCACTAGAGATTAACTCATCGTACAATTTATAAATAGAAGGATCTAATTGTTTTACTTGATTCCATACCATCACCTCTGGATGCATGCCATTTTCAAAAACAGCTAAACGAGCCAAATGATGTAAAGAATCTACCATATGATTATAAGCATCTAGATAGTTACGTTGTTCAAAAAATAATTTACCTTCTAAATATCTTCTCGTTAGTTTAGCAAACTCAATACCCATACGAGCTTTTCTACCGTTTATCGGGAATACGTAAAGCTCCTGTTTCAAACTTTCTACATATTCATTTCGATCAAATACCACACGACCATTGATCAACCAATCCACCATTTTAGGGTTAGTCCCCAACAATAACCACTTTCTTAGCTGCTTCTCCGTTAGTATATGGAGTGCAGTTTTTTTATCCCCATAAGTATAATGCTTTGTGAATACAGGTATAGGAGATTCTTTTGTTATGATAAATAAAATGGAATCAAACATATCTGTGATAGGGCTAAATTCTGCCCGTTTCTCGACTAAAATAATACCTAGTGTATTAGGTTCACTGGCTCTTTCTTGATAAATTGGTCTCAATAATGCTTCCAAAAATGAAGCCTCCTTTATTTCCTTCTTCTATTAAATTTTCGACAACTTTTCTATATTTCCTTCTATATTTAATTCAGAACTTAATTTTATACTAAAATATGATATAGTGTATGTAGAAATTAGGAGGTCGAAAAATGAAACCCTATAAAAACAAAATAAATCGTATACGCTCCTTTGCACTAGGACTTGTATTCTTTGGTTTTATCATAATGTATGGTGCGATATTCTTTAAAGATAATGGAATTTTAGTTACCATTTTCGTAACGCTTGGGTTACTATCTATTTTAGCAAGTACGGCCGTCTATGGATGGATAGGATTATTATCTACAAAAGCTGTACCTGTTGTATGTCCCAACTGCGGCAAACATACTAAAGTATTAGGCAGAGTAGATATGTGCATGTACTGTAAAGAACCTCTAACGCTTGATCCTAATCTTGAAGGACAAGAATTTGATGAAGCATTGAATAAAAAAAGATAATTCGACACTTTGCTTTTTTAGCAAAGTGTTTTTTAAACGTTCAAAGTAGTATAGAATAAAGATCCTTTAAGAGGAGGTCAATTATTTGTCGTAAACTAGAAAGAGAAAGTGGGTTCAAGCCTATTGTTCTGTACGATGAGCTTGAAACTCAGCCAGCGAGATAGTATTTTCTATATAAATGGTTGGTCGCAACATATCCGCGACCAACCATTTTTTTGAATAGGGTTATTAATTGTTCGATTCTAATAGTTTCCATATAAAAAACCGAGCGTTTCTACGCTCGGTTTTGCTTATTGGACTTTAGTTGCATGTTCTTTACATGTTGGACAAACACCGTAAATTTCCATTCGATGATAACTTACATCAAAGCCAGTTAAATGGGAAGCTAAATGCTCTACTTCATCTAATCCTGGATAATGAAAATCAACTATTTTGCCACAAGCATCACAAATCATATGATAATGATCATTTGTAACAAAATCGAAACGACTAGAAGAATCTCCGTAAGTCAACTCTTTCACAAGTCCTGCTTCTCTAAAAACGCGTAAATTATTATAGACCGTTGCAACACTCATGCTAGGAAATTTACTTTCTAGTGCTTTATATATATCGTCCGCAGTGGGATGTGACATAGATTGGATTATAAATTCCAGTATCGCATGGCGTTGAGGCGTAATTCGTACACCAGTCGATTTTAATGTATCTAAAGCATCTCTTAAATGTACTTCCGTCATCGCAATGCACCTCTTTTCATATTCATTCTTTAATTATAATTGTTACAATAAGTATAATTAAAAGATGCATGAACTGTCAAATTTATAACACCTTAAGGAAAGAAATACATAGATTAGTAGCCTTTCTCCAAGTCAATTTCATTTTCCAACGGCTTCTGCTCCACCCAAGCGCATAAATTTCTGGAGAAGATTTCCAATGCTCGTACTACATACTGAGAAGAGTGACTAGAGACATGTGGGGAAACGACAACATTGTTCATGCTCCAAAATGGGTGACCCTCTGCAAGAGGTTCTTTCTCAAATACATCTAGAACAGCATATGCAAATTGCTCTTCTTCTAATGCACGCAGTAAGAGCTCCTCTTTTACTACATCTCCACGTCCAAAATTCATAAAGATGGCTGTAGGTTTCATAGACTGTAAATGCTCGTATGTGATCAGGTATTTTGTATGTTCCGTGCTCGGTAGGATTGAAATGACAATATCTGCTTTTGGTAAAACGTCATTTAATTTATCAAAGGAAACTATTTCGTCCATATATGGAGCTAGTCGTCCACTGCCATTACAACCGATTGTATGCACTCCAAAAGCTTGCAGTATTCGGCCTACTTCTCCGCCTATTGCACCCGGTCCTAGTATTATCGCGGTTGAACCTAGTAATTCAGTAGGAAATACTCGCTTAGACCACTCCCCGTTACGTTGATTTTCATGAATCAATGGGAGTGACTTTTTGATAGAAAGTATATGTGCTAAAATCGTTTCTGCCATAGGTGTTTTATGAATTCCTCGCACATTGGTAACGACAATACCTCGATTTGCAATTTCCTGTAACGGCATTTTTTCTAGTCCAGCAGAAGCTACCATAATCCATTTTAGTTGTACGGCCGTTTCAAGATGACTAACAAGTAAGTCCTCTCCATACGTAACTAAGATTTGCGATGACTTTAATACTTCTTCATTAATACCTTTTTGAAATACAAATTCTGCATCTGGAAACTTCTGAAATAATTCATCCTGTTGCTTCTGTTTTGGTAAAAAAGAAAATAATATTTTCATACTTATTTTCCCTCAGTCACTAATGATTTTAATGTTAATAGCGCTTCTTCGACATGTCCATCGACCTTTACTTTATTCCATTCTTTTACGACCGTCCCTGTAGGATCGATTAAAAAAGTAGAACGTTCAATACCCATATATTCTTTCCCAAAATTCTTTTTCAGCTTCCAAACGCCATATGCTACGGAAACTTCATGCGTATCATCTACTAATAGAGAAAACGGCAGACCATGCTTGTCTATAAATTTGGTATGAGCCTTTTCATCATCTGCGCTAACTCCAAGAATAACAGCATTTAACTCCGTAAAACTTGTATAGGCAGTTTTAAAATCACATGCTTCTGTTGTGCAACCTGGGGTAGCATCCTTTGGGTAAAAATACAAAACTACATATTTCTTGCCTGCAAAATCCTTTAATGAAACAATTTCACCTTTTTCATTTTTCAATGAAAAGTTAGGTGCTATCATACCTTCTAATTTTTCCATCATAATCCCTCCTATATATTATATCGTATCGAAGTTAGTCACTATGTTCAATTTTCTTAGCATTTCTCCTTACTATTGTCTACAATTAAGAAGTACTAACAGTAGAAATACACTAGACAATAATTGGATAGTAACGGTATACTTTCTATCTGCAAACAAACTGAGCGGAGGCTATTACATTGAAACAAACACAATCAGAAATAATACAAGTAGAGGCATTAGAACATATAGTTGGTGGTGTAAACAGTCCATCGAGATCGTATAAAGCTGTAGGCGGAGGAGCACCAATCGTTATGGAAAGAGCAGAAGGCGCTTATTTTTATGACGTAGATGGTAACAAATATATCGATTATTTAGCTGCATACGGTCCCATAATTACTGGTCATGCGCATCCTCATATTACGGAAGCCATCACAAAAGCTGCACAAACTGGTCTATTATATGGTACCCCAACAAAACATGAAGTAACCTTTGCGAAAATGTTAAAGGATGCTATTCCTTCTATGGATAAAGTTCGTTTTGTAAACTCGGGAACAGAGGCGGTCATGACAACAATTCGAGTTGCACGTGCCTACACTGGAAGAACAAAAGTTATGAAATTTGCAGGATGCTATCATGGACATTCCGATTTAGTATTAGTTGCAGCCGGCTCAGGACCAGCAACACTTGGTACACCAGATTCCGCGGGGGTACCTAAATCTATTGCTAAAGAAGTAATCACTATTCCATTCAACGATCCAAAAGCTTATGAAGAAGCTATGGAGAAATGGGGAGAAGAACTAGCATGTATTTTAGTAGAACCAATCGTTGGTAACTTCGGTATGGTAGAGCCAAATGAAGGTTTCCTTCCACTAGTTCACAAGATTGCAAAAGACAAAGGTGCACTAGTCATTTATGATGAAGTAATTACAGCCTTCCGCTTCCACTATGGCGCGGCATCTACCATGTTAGAACAAACGCCAGATTTAACAGCATTAGGTAAAATCATCGGCGGAGGACTTCCAATTGGTGCTTACGGCGGCAAAAAAGAAATTATGGAACAGGTTGCACCACTAGGACCTGCATACCAAGCGGGAACAATGGCAGGTAATCCAGCGTCAATGCAAGCAGGGATTGCTTGTTTAGAGGTTCTACAAACTCCAGGATTATA is drawn from Psychrobacillus sp. INOP01 and contains these coding sequences:
- a CDS encoding MBL fold metallo-hydrolase, whose protein sequence is MQTLEKLSDRLFYLPPYQKTDRPILAAVVGDNQTLLIDAGNSSIHAKQFKDQLASYHVTGDILALTHWHWDHVFGLCEMAMPSIANFMTYDKVKELQELSWGDKELDERVEAGIEIPFCADAIKLELGSMREVIIPDPTIIFEKRIKLNIGGVTCIIEHVGGDHSSDSNLIYIPEEKTLFLGDCLYANMYAEKWHYTIEKMYNLLGKIKDYDAEIYFLSHHPAPLTKDEFASFVSLLKTSAELTNKHKGKLEVIAAEMSSHFGRNLTEDDLEIIRYFVNGYV
- a CDS encoding nucleotidyltransferase-like protein, which encodes MEALLRPIYQERASEPNTLGIILVEKRAEFSPITDMFDSILFIITKESPIPVFTKHYTYGDKKTALHILTEKQLRKWLLLGTNPKMVDWLINGRVVFDRNEYVESLKQELYVFPINGRKARMGIEFAKLTRRYLEGKLFFEQRNYLDAYNHMVDSLHHLARLAVFENGMHPEVMVWNQVKQLDPSIYKLYDELISSEESLEKRLELLFLASDFLIHSRTKEGAQHIVEVLGLKEFWTIQEIHEQEELKNYSVDLEVFIEFLIDKGYIIIEKQQTKSNEIMHRYYKVIR
- the bcp gene encoding thioredoxin-dependent thiol peroxidase; protein product: MEKLEGMIAPNFSLKNEKGEIVSLKDFAGKKYVVLYFYPKDATPGCTTEACDFKTAYTSFTELNAVILGVSADDEKAHTKFIDKHGLPFSLLVDDTHEVSVAYGVWKLKKNFGKEYMGIERSTFLIDPTGTVVKEWNKVKVDGHVEEALLTLKSLVTEGK
- a CDS encoding glutamate-1-semialdehyde 2,1-aminomutase — translated: MKQTQSEIIQVEALEHIVGGVNSPSRSYKAVGGGAPIVMERAEGAYFYDVDGNKYIDYLAAYGPIITGHAHPHITEAITKAAQTGLLYGTPTKHEVTFAKMLKDAIPSMDKVRFVNSGTEAVMTTIRVARAYTGRTKVMKFAGCYHGHSDLVLVAAGSGPATLGTPDSAGVPKSIAKEVITIPFNDPKAYEEAMEKWGEELACILVEPIVGNFGMVEPNEGFLPLVHKIAKDKGALVIYDEVITAFRFHYGAASTMLEQTPDLTALGKIIGGGLPIGAYGGKKEIMEQVAPLGPAYQAGTMAGNPASMQAGIACLEVLQTPGLYDELDRLGALLEAGILEAAKKNNVTITINRIKGALSVYFTEVRVENYVQAEASDGEMFAKFFKLMLNQGINLAPSKYEAWFITTAHTERDIQETLKAVNNAFAEL
- the perR gene encoding peroxide-responsive transcriptional repressor PerR — protein: MTEVHLRDALDTLKSTGVRITPQRHAILEFIIQSMSHPTADDIYKALESKFPSMSVATVYNNLRVFREAGLVKELTYGDSSSRFDFVTNDHYHMICDACGKIVDFHYPGLDEVEHLASHLTGFDVSYHRMEIYGVCPTCKEHATKVQ
- a CDS encoding YgzB family protein, yielding MKPYKNKINRIRSFALGLVFFGFIIMYGAIFFKDNGILVTIFVTLGLLSILASTAVYGWIGLLSTKAVPVVCPNCGKHTKVLGRVDMCMYCKEPLTLDPNLEGQEFDEALNKKR
- a CDS encoding D-2-hydroxyacid dehydrogenase gives rise to the protein MKILFSFLPKQKQQDELFQKFPDAEFVFQKGINEEVLKSSQILVTYGEDLLVSHLETAVQLKWIMVASAGLEKMPLQEIANRGIVVTNVRGIHKTPMAETILAHILSIKKSLPLIHENQRNGEWSKRVFPTELLGSTAIILGPGAIGGEVGRILQAFGVHTIGCNGSGRLAPYMDEIVSFDKLNDVLPKADIVISILPSTEHTKYLITYEHLQSMKPTAIFMNFGRGDVVKEELLLRALEEEQFAYAVLDVFEKEPLAEGHPFWSMNNVVVSPHVSSHSSQYVVRALEIFSRNLCAWVEQKPLENEIDLEKGY